In a single window of the Leisingera daeponensis DSM 23529 genome:
- a CDS encoding DUF1801 domain-containing protein — translation MSQNKTVPTGASVEAFLAGVEPARKAAEAQQLDALFRRTTGYAPQMWGPSLVGYGRYHYRYATGREGDFLATGFAPQKARHSIHIMPGYQDYGAILSRLGKHKLGKSCLYVNKLDDIDLEVLAELIRAGLRDLNDIWPVQPA, via the coding sequence ATGAGCCAGAACAAGACCGTTCCGACGGGGGCAAGCGTTGAGGCGTTCCTTGCCGGTGTTGAACCGGCCCGCAAGGCGGCGGAGGCGCAGCAGCTGGATGCGCTGTTCCGCCGGACGACCGGCTACGCACCGCAGATGTGGGGGCCGTCACTCGTCGGCTACGGCCGCTACCACTACCGCTATGCCACGGGGCGGGAGGGCGACTTCCTCGCCACCGGCTTCGCGCCGCAAAAGGCGCGCCATTCGATCCACATCATGCCGGGCTATCAGGACTACGGTGCCATCCTCTCCCGCCTCGGCAAGCACAAGCTTGGCAAAAGCTGCCTCTATGTGAACAAGCTCGACGATATCGACCTGGAGGTGCTGGCCGAACTGATCCGCGCAGGCCTGCGGGATCTGAACGACATCTGGCCGGTGCAGCCGGCTTGA
- the gltX gene encoding glutamate--tRNA ligase → MTTTRFAPSPTGYIHVGNLRTALMNYLIARKAGGTFILRIDDTDPERSKEEYVDAIKQDLEWLGLTWDKVERQSERLDRYVAAADKLREIGRFYEAFETPTELDLKRKKQLNMGKPPVYDRAALALSAEDKAKLRAERGDGVWRFKLDQERIEWTDGILGDISIDAASVSDPVLIRGDGQFLYTLASVVDDTEMGVTHVVRGSDHVTNTATQIQIIEALGGTVPSFAHHSLLTGPQGEALSKRLGTLALRDLREAGVQPMALLSLMARLGSSDPVELRSELAELIDGFDINRFGAAPTKFDVEDLYPLTARHLQSLPLAAVQAHVDALGVPAEKQAAFWDMAKENITTLKDLAGWWELCRDGAEPLVADEDRDFIAEAMALLPEGPYDSDSWGKWTAAVKDATGRKGKGLFMPLRKAVTGMERGPDMSALLALMDTVRARG, encoded by the coding sequence ATGACCACCACCCGTTTTGCCCCGTCGCCGACCGGCTATATCCACGTCGGCAACCTGCGCACCGCGCTGATGAACTATCTGATCGCCCGTAAGGCCGGCGGCACCTTCATCCTGCGCATCGACGACACCGACCCGGAGCGGTCCAAGGAAGAATACGTCGATGCCATCAAGCAGGACCTGGAATGGCTGGGCCTGACCTGGGACAAGGTGGAGCGCCAGTCCGAGCGGCTCGACCGCTATGTTGCCGCGGCTGACAAGCTGCGGGAAATCGGCCGCTTCTACGAGGCGTTCGAGACCCCGACCGAGCTGGACCTGAAGCGCAAGAAGCAGCTGAACATGGGCAAGCCGCCGGTCTATGACCGCGCCGCGCTGGCGCTGTCGGCGGAAGACAAGGCCAAGCTGCGCGCCGAGCGCGGCGATGGCGTCTGGCGCTTCAAACTGGATCAGGAACGGATCGAGTGGACCGACGGCATCCTGGGCGACATCTCCATTGATGCGGCCTCGGTCTCCGACCCGGTGCTGATCCGCGGCGACGGCCAGTTCCTTTACACCCTGGCCTCGGTTGTGGACGACACCGAAATGGGTGTGACCCATGTGGTGCGCGGCTCTGACCATGTGACCAACACCGCCACCCAGATCCAGATCATCGAGGCGCTGGGCGGCACCGTGCCGTCTTTCGCGCACCACTCGCTGCTGACCGGCCCGCAAGGCGAAGCGCTGTCCAAGCGCCTGGGCACGCTGGCCCTGCGCGATCTGCGCGAAGCGGGCGTGCAGCCGATGGCGCTCCTCAGCCTGATGGCGCGGCTCGGCTCCTCCGACCCGGTGGAGCTGCGTTCGGAGCTGGCGGAGCTGATCGACGGTTTCGACATCAACCGCTTCGGCGCCGCGCCGACCAAGTTCGATGTCGAGGATCTCTATCCGCTGACCGCCCGCCACCTGCAGTCGCTGCCGCTGGCGGCGGTGCAAGCCCACGTGGATGCGCTGGGCGTCCCGGCTGAGAAACAGGCGGCGTTCTGGGACATGGCCAAGGAAAACATCACCACGCTCAAGGATCTGGCGGGCTGGTGGGAGCTGTGCCGCGACGGCGCCGAGCCGCTGGTGGCCGATGAGGACAGGGACTTCATTGCCGAGGCGATGGCGCTGCTGCCCGAAGGCCCCTATGACAGCGACAGCTGGGGCAAGTGGACCGCCGCCGTCAAGGACGCGACGGGCCGCAAGGGCAAGGGGCTGTTCATGCCGCTCAGGAAGGCCGTGACCGGCATGGAGCGCGGCCCCGACATGTCCGCGCTGCTGGCGCTGATGGACACCGTCCGCGCCCGCGGCTGA